The following coding sequences are from one Rathayibacter sp. SW19 window:
- a CDS encoding thioredoxin family protein yields the protein MELLLFTSAFCEPCMQTRSVMAEVTRIAPVVQVTEFDIVRDEARAMAEGIRSTPTVIVHNADGAEVFRAEGVPTIQQVLVAAAKGL from the coding sequence ATGGAACTCCTGCTGTTCACGTCGGCGTTCTGTGAGCCCTGCATGCAAACCCGGTCGGTGATGGCTGAGGTCACGAGAATCGCTCCTGTGGTGCAGGTCACCGAGTTCGACATCGTTCGGGACGAAGCGCGAGCGATGGCCGAAGGCATCCGGTCGACTCCAACGGTGATCGTGCACAATGCTGACGGAGCCGAGGTCTTCCGCGCGGAGGGGGTTCCGACCATTCAGCAGGTGCTCGTCGCCGCGGCCAAAGGGCTCTAG
- the orn gene encoding oligoribonuclease: protein MPTSSDRLVWIDCEMTGLNLEVDELVEIAVVITDFELNLLDPGIDIIIKPDASALDQMGDFVRNMHTTSGLIEEIPNGVSLAQAEYDVMEYILKFVPGEQKAPLAGNTIGTDRMFITKYMPRLDAHLHYRNVDVSSIKELARRWYPRVYFKAPEKNGGHRALADILESIRELDYYRGAVFVPQPGPTSDEAAAVAAAVVENWAPRM from the coding sequence ATGCCAACATCCTCGGATCGCCTCGTCTGGATCGACTGTGAAATGACCGGACTCAACCTCGAGGTCGACGAGCTGGTCGAGATCGCGGTCGTCATTACCGATTTCGAACTCAACCTGCTCGATCCGGGGATCGACATCATCATCAAGCCAGACGCATCCGCACTGGACCAGATGGGCGACTTCGTGCGCAACATGCACACCACCTCCGGCCTGATCGAGGAAATCCCGAACGGCGTGAGTCTGGCCCAGGCCGAATACGACGTGATGGAATACATTCTGAAATTCGTCCCCGGCGAGCAGAAGGCACCGTTGGCCGGCAACACCATCGGCACCGACCGAATGTTCATCACCAAATACATGCCTCGGCTCGACGCGCACCTGCACTACCGCAACGTCGACGTGTCCTCGATCAAGGAGCTCGCCCGCCGCTGGTATCCACGGGTGTACTTCAAAGCACCCGAGAAGAACGGCGGGCATCGTGCGCTGGCCGACATCCTCGAGTCGATTCGCGAACTTGACTACTACCGCGGGGCTGTGTTCGTTCCACAGCCGGGGCCGACTTCCGACGAAGCCGCAGCAGTCGCGGCAGCCGTCGTGGAAAACTGGGCGCCGCGAATGTAA
- a CDS encoding metallopeptidase family protein, translating to MEMSADEFQQLVTEEFEALPNDMVDGVENVAFMIEDRPEDGSLNLLGLYSGIDNTRRGQYGYGEMPDRITLFREPLLSICSTERELRDQVHVTLVHEIGHFFGIDDAELHALGWG from the coding sequence ATGGAGATGTCAGCAGACGAGTTCCAGCAGCTCGTCACCGAGGAGTTCGAGGCCCTGCCGAACGACATGGTCGACGGCGTCGAGAACGTCGCGTTCATGATCGAGGACCGCCCTGAGGACGGCTCGTTGAACCTGCTCGGCCTGTACAGCGGCATCGACAACACGCGTCGTGGCCAATACGGGTACGGGGAGATGCCGGATCGGATCACCCTGTTCCGCGAACCGCTTTTGTCGATCTGTTCCACCGAACGAGAACTGCGCGATCAGGTGCATGTCACACTCGTGCACGAGATCGGGCACTTCTTCGGCATCGACGACGCGGAACTGCACGCGCTCGGCTGGGGTTGA
- a CDS encoding nucleoside/nucleotide kinase family protein: MPSDRGGAAPDAVLETVAMQTAAAPIVLIDGPAGAGKSTLADALVALWPDGRAPTLLRMDDLYPGWRGLDAGSRYLRSKVLAPLRRGSPARWQSYDWATRERGDEWHQVDASSPLIVEGCGTLSVANARLADVTVWLNADDDVRKRRALERDHGGFDPYWDIWDAQFVAFVRREDPVALADVILNGTP; this comes from the coding sequence GTGCCATCCGATCGAGGCGGCGCCGCACCGGACGCCGTGCTTGAGACTGTCGCAATGCAGACAGCTGCAGCCCCGATCGTGTTGATCGACGGCCCGGCCGGTGCGGGCAAGTCGACCCTGGCGGATGCCCTCGTCGCCCTATGGCCGGACGGGCGGGCGCCGACACTGCTTCGGATGGACGACCTTTACCCCGGCTGGCGCGGCCTCGATGCGGGCAGTCGATACTTGCGCTCGAAGGTGCTTGCACCACTTCGGCGAGGATCGCCAGCTCGGTGGCAGAGTTATGACTGGGCGACCCGCGAGCGCGGCGATGAGTGGCATCAGGTCGATGCGTCGAGCCCGTTGATCGTGGAGGGTTGTGGCACGCTGAGCGTCGCCAACGCACGGCTGGCAGACGTCACCGTATGGCTGAATGCCGACGACGACGTGCGTAAGCGTCGAGCACTGGAACGCGACCACGGCGGCTTCGATCCGTATTGGGACATCTGGGATGCCCAGTTCGTTGCGTTTGTGAGACGCGAAGACCCGGTGGCTCTCGCTGACGTGATTCTCAACGGCACACCGTGA
- a CDS encoding energy-coupling factor transporter transmembrane component T family protein has protein sequence MTVISPLRIGRLAQVNPVAKLAAVLVISVTLILTIDWVSAAVALALECLLLAWARLPLRSVFIRTLPLLIAAPLAGLTTVLYGQPGGQTYWQWWAVQVSDGSIALGIATTLRILAVGIPAIVLFITIDPTDLADGLAQIVHLPARFVLGALAALRLAGLFIEDWRALELARRARGIADRGRLRRLVSVAFALLVLSIRRGSKLATAMEARAFDAPVARTWARPSVFAGRDWIVIGLGGVVAASAVLVSIAAGSWNFVLG, from the coding sequence ATGACTGTGATCTCACCGCTGAGGATTGGCCGGCTCGCGCAGGTGAATCCAGTCGCGAAACTCGCCGCGGTGCTCGTCATCAGTGTGACGCTGATCCTCACCATCGACTGGGTATCTGCCGCTGTCGCCTTGGCGCTGGAGTGCCTGCTGCTCGCCTGGGCCAGGCTGCCGCTGCGATCCGTGTTCATACGGACGCTTCCACTGCTGATCGCTGCACCGTTGGCCGGGCTCACAACTGTCTTATACGGCCAGCCGGGCGGGCAGACTTATTGGCAATGGTGGGCTGTTCAGGTCAGCGACGGCTCAATCGCGCTCGGCATCGCGACGACGCTGCGTATCCTCGCTGTCGGGATACCCGCGATCGTGTTGTTCATCACGATTGATCCGACGGACTTGGCGGATGGGCTCGCGCAAATCGTTCATCTCCCAGCGCGATTCGTGCTCGGAGCGCTGGCAGCCCTGCGTCTTGCCGGATTGTTCATCGAAGACTGGCGCGCACTTGAACTCGCGCGACGCGCGCGGGGGATTGCCGACCGCGGCAGGCTACGTCGGCTGGTGTCTGTTGCCTTCGCGCTCTTGGTGCTGTCGATCCGCAGGGGCAGCAAGCTTGCGACGGCGATGGAGGCGCGCGCATTCGATGCGCCGGTCGCACGCACCTGGGCTCGGCCGTCGGTGTTCGCCGGCCGTGATTGGATCGTGATCGGCCTCGGCGGCGTGGTGGCGGCATCCGCAGTACTTGTTTCGATTGCTGCCGGAAGTTGGAACTTTGTGCTCGGCTGA
- a CDS encoding ABC transporter ATP-binding protein has product MNRASRTAGQTMTTGHTFRPASVRASGWGWRHAGRREWALREVQLSIEPGERVLLLGASGSGKSTLLAALAGVLGGEDEGEEQGILRVDGADPARQRGRSGLLLQDPDSQVVLARVGDDVAFGCENLGVPRAELWSRVRESLGAVGLSLPLDHPTAGLSGGQKQRLALAGLVAMRPGLLLLDEPTANLDPDGVLQVRSAIDAVLQTTGATLVVVEHRVDIWQGLVDRVIVLGTDGILADGAPDTVLRQEAARLHGSGVWLPGERAGADPVSIAHPVLDAEPPSALLQARGVAVGRGRGPAVAHGLDLAVAAGTTTVISGPNGVGKSTFALTLGGLIPPLAGTLTAAEGLAGSAGATPVRWRSRELLTRIGSVFQSPEHQFVASSVREELAVGPRALRLPLAQLTERVDELLARLRLAELADANPFTLSGGQKRRLSVATALATRPQLLILDEPTFGQDATTWRELIALFRELQAEGHALVAVSHDPEFAAATGAYRWRMAAVGERQPA; this is encoded by the coding sequence ATGAATCGTGCCTCGCGGACAGCGGGCCAGACGATGACAACGGGCCACACGTTCCGGCCGGCATCCGTGCGCGCGTCTGGCTGGGGTTGGCGGCACGCCGGTCGTCGTGAGTGGGCGTTACGTGAGGTGCAGCTGAGCATCGAACCGGGCGAGCGGGTACTGCTGCTCGGGGCATCCGGTTCGGGTAAGAGCACGCTGCTGGCAGCGCTGGCCGGTGTGCTCGGCGGTGAGGACGAGGGTGAAGAGCAGGGAATTCTGCGAGTCGACGGGGCAGATCCTGCTCGTCAGCGCGGTCGCAGCGGCCTTCTCTTGCAGGACCCGGACTCTCAGGTGGTGCTGGCGCGCGTCGGCGACGACGTTGCATTCGGTTGTGAGAACCTTGGCGTGCCGCGTGCTGAACTCTGGTCTCGCGTGCGTGAGTCGCTCGGCGCTGTCGGCCTGAGCCTGCCGCTGGATCACCCGACGGCCGGGCTTTCCGGAGGCCAGAAGCAACGGCTCGCGCTGGCCGGCCTCGTGGCGATGCGCCCCGGGCTGTTGCTTCTGGACGAGCCGACCGCAAACCTCGACCCAGACGGCGTGCTTCAGGTACGCTCCGCCATTGACGCCGTGCTGCAGACCACCGGTGCAACCCTGGTCGTCGTCGAGCATCGGGTCGACATCTGGCAAGGGCTCGTCGATCGTGTCATCGTGCTTGGCACAGACGGTATTCTTGCGGACGGCGCGCCGGACACGGTGCTGCGCCAGGAGGCGGCGCGACTGCACGGGAGTGGAGTGTGGCTGCCCGGCGAGCGGGCGGGGGCCGATCCGGTGTCGATCGCGCATCCGGTGTTGGATGCCGAGCCGCCGTCGGCGCTGCTTCAGGCGCGCGGTGTCGCTGTCGGGCGGGGGCGCGGACCCGCCGTCGCGCACGGGCTGGATCTCGCCGTCGCGGCCGGTACGACAACTGTTATCAGCGGGCCGAACGGAGTGGGCAAGTCGACGTTCGCCTTGACGCTTGGTGGGCTGATCCCTCCGCTTGCGGGAACCCTGACCGCTGCAGAAGGGCTTGCCGGGTCAGCAGGTGCCACACCGGTTCGATGGCGTTCTCGGGAATTGCTCACCCGCATCGGCAGCGTCTTCCAAAGTCCTGAGCACCAATTTGTCGCTTCGAGCGTTCGGGAGGAACTTGCTGTCGGGCCTCGCGCGCTGCGCCTGCCACTCGCGCAGCTCACCGAACGCGTCGATGAGCTTTTGGCGAGGCTGCGGCTGGCAGAGTTGGCGGACGCGAACCCGTTCACGCTATCTGGCGGGCAGAAACGGCGACTGTCGGTTGCGACGGCGCTTGCGACCCGGCCGCAGCTGCTGATCTTGGATGAGCCGACGTTCGGCCAGGATGCGACGACCTGGCGGGAGTTGATCGCGCTGTTCCGGGAGCTGCAAGCGGAAGGTCACGCGCTCGTCGCGGTCAGCCACGACCCCGAGTTCGCTGCGGCGACAGGCGCATATCGGTGGCGAATGGCCGCTGTCGGTGAGAGGCAACCGGCATGA
- a CDS encoding ECF transporter S component, with product MQTTTESTGLPATKRTRSLRWRVVDIVIASVIAVAAGVIFWAWDQASNPIGAPIQAALPGLQGIINGPWLFAGVLGGLIVRKPGAALYVELVAATVSALMVTQWGALTLLSGLVQGLGAELVFAVFLYAHWNWFVALLAGAGAGIAESILDLLVWYPGAKFSFALTYAISTTISGLLIAGLGSWLIVKALAKTGALNRFAAGRESRVTV from the coding sequence GTGCAGACAACAACGGAATCAACCGGCTTACCGGCGACGAAGCGCACGCGATCGCTGCGCTGGCGAGTCGTCGACATCGTCATAGCCAGCGTCATCGCGGTTGCGGCGGGCGTTATCTTCTGGGCCTGGGATCAGGCCTCCAACCCGATCGGCGCTCCGATCCAGGCCGCGCTTCCGGGCCTTCAAGGCATCATCAACGGCCCGTGGCTGTTCGCAGGCGTGCTCGGCGGCCTGATCGTGCGCAAACCGGGCGCGGCGCTCTACGTCGAACTGGTCGCAGCCACCGTCTCGGCACTCATGGTCACGCAGTGGGGAGCATTGACTCTGCTCTCCGGCCTGGTACAAGGCCTTGGTGCGGAGCTTGTCTTCGCAGTTTTCCTGTACGCGCACTGGAATTGGTTCGTCGCGCTGCTGGCCGGTGCCGGTGCCGGGATCGCCGAGTCCATCCTGGATCTGCTGGTCTGGTATCCGGGCGCGAAGTTCTCCTTCGCCCTCACGTACGCCATCTCCACCACGATCTCAGGGTTGTTGATTGCGGGTCTCGGTTCCTGGCTGATCGTCAAAGCGCTGGCCAAGACCGGCGCGTTGAACCGATTCGCCGCCGGCCGAGAATCGCGGGTCACGGTCTAG
- a CDS encoding transmembrane-type terpene cyclase produces the protein MSPRHVLLRSGAVLLRNGTLMSLAAMVLTLVSGIAWTVVYVDAIRIGFKRRTYAIPAAALALNLAWELSNAVMSVVDGVPAQGAVSMVWGALDIVIVVTFFRYGRAELPNFVTRPMFIGWGILIFAIGLACQWVFFAKFGIGLGGGYTAFLQNVLMSGLFIAMFVVRRGARGQSLTIGIAKWLGTLAPTVQFERPTSSAP, from the coding sequence GTGTCGCCGAGGCACGTGCTGCTGCGCAGCGGCGCGGTCTTACTTCGTAATGGCACGTTGATGTCGCTCGCGGCGATGGTCCTGACTCTGGTCAGCGGGATCGCCTGGACGGTCGTCTATGTCGACGCTATCCGAATCGGATTCAAGCGCAGAACCTACGCGATCCCGGCTGCCGCACTCGCGTTGAACCTGGCGTGGGAGCTCAGCAACGCCGTGATGAGCGTGGTCGACGGTGTGCCTGCCCAGGGTGCCGTCAGCATGGTGTGGGGTGCCCTGGACATTGTCATCGTCGTCACCTTCTTCCGCTATGGGCGGGCGGAACTACCGAACTTCGTGACGCGACCCATGTTCATCGGATGGGGCATTCTGATCTTCGCGATCGGATTAGCATGCCAGTGGGTGTTCTTCGCGAAGTTCGGCATCGGCCTGGGCGGCGGGTACACGGCATTCCTGCAGAATGTGCTGATGTCCGGCCTGTTCATTGCGATGTTCGTCGTCCGTCGCGGCGCGCGCGGGCAAAGCTTGACCATCGGCATTGCCAAGTGGCTGGGCACGCTCGCACCAACCGTTCAGTTCGAGCGCCCTACTTCTTCAGCGCCCTGA
- a CDS encoding spore germination protein GerW family protein — protein MANLTLQLAETVRNAGVRSVYGDPVELDGVTIVPVALVGFGFGGGSDSGDEATAASGGGGGGYSVPIGAYVRDRNGMHFEPNVITLLAVGIPFVCVAGRALSKVIRALKK, from the coding sequence ATGGCTAATCTCACGCTCCAACTTGCAGAGACCGTCAGGAACGCAGGCGTGCGGTCCGTGTACGGTGACCCGGTCGAACTCGACGGCGTGACGATTGTTCCGGTCGCCCTTGTGGGGTTCGGTTTCGGCGGGGGAAGCGATTCCGGCGACGAGGCCACGGCGGCCAGCGGGGGTGGCGGAGGCGGTTACAGTGTGCCGATCGGTGCATACGTACGGGATCGTAACGGAATGCATTTCGAACCGAACGTCATCACGTTGCTTGCCGTGGGCATCCCGTTCGTCTGCGTCGCGGGCCGCGCCCTGTCGAAGGTGATCAGGGCGCTGAAGAAGTAG
- the dinB gene encoding DNA polymerase IV: MGRADGSQRQVSLAAVDDTDATILHVDMDAFFAAVELLDHPELRGKPAIVAHSSGRSVVTSATYEARRYGVRSAMPVGQALRLCPNAVVLPPHMERYREYSRRVIELFHEVTPLVEQVSIDEAFLDVAGARKLLGSPATIAAGLRARVLERTGLPCSVGAAGTKFVAKLASGLAKPNGLLVIPPAETLAFLHPLPISALWGVGPSTQESLSALGLRTVRDIAEFPLAALEKRIGAAGARKLHDLANGIDPRDVMVFTREKSVGHEITFEHDLTDPTELRRELLRLSTRTGERLRSSGLAGRTVALKLRYADFRTISRSRTLAEPTNVGRRIYEEVASVFDALDTAGAAIRLIGVRVEQLESAGTGAPALWDPDEEWRDAERAIDTVSARFGGDAITPASLVNVSRSRVGETSALRAQREAGK, from the coding sequence ATGGGGCGCGCGGATGGCAGTCAGCGGCAGGTTTCGCTCGCCGCCGTCGACGACACCGATGCCACGATTCTGCATGTCGATATGGACGCTTTCTTCGCGGCCGTGGAATTGTTGGACCATCCAGAATTGCGTGGCAAGCCGGCGATCGTCGCCCACTCCAGCGGGCGCTCCGTCGTCACAAGCGCGACCTACGAAGCCCGCCGCTACGGCGTTCGTAGCGCCATGCCTGTCGGGCAGGCACTACGGCTCTGCCCGAACGCCGTGGTGTTGCCGCCGCACATGGAACGCTATCGAGAGTATTCACGCCGGGTGATCGAACTTTTCCACGAGGTGACGCCACTCGTCGAGCAGGTGAGCATCGACGAGGCGTTCCTCGACGTCGCCGGTGCCCGCAAACTGCTCGGATCCCCTGCCACGATCGCGGCAGGGTTGCGTGCACGGGTATTGGAACGCACCGGGCTGCCGTGCTCGGTTGGGGCAGCGGGCACGAAGTTCGTCGCCAAGCTCGCCTCAGGCCTGGCCAAACCGAATGGACTGCTGGTGATTCCGCCGGCCGAGACCCTTGCTTTTCTGCACCCGTTGCCGATCTCGGCGCTCTGGGGCGTCGGCCCGAGCACGCAGGAGTCTCTTTCCGCCCTCGGGCTGCGCACCGTGCGCGATATTGCGGAGTTTCCGCTCGCGGCACTGGAGAAACGCATCGGGGCTGCCGGCGCCCGCAAGCTGCACGATCTGGCCAACGGGATCGACCCACGCGATGTAATGGTGTTCACGCGGGAGAAGAGTGTCGGACATGAGATCACCTTCGAGCACGACCTGACCGACCCGACCGAATTGCGTCGTGAGCTGTTGCGCTTGTCAACACGCACAGGGGAGCGGCTGCGCAGCTCGGGGTTGGCCGGCCGCACCGTGGCGTTGAAGCTGCGTTATGCAGATTTTCGCACAATCAGCCGTTCCCGCACTCTGGCGGAGCCCACGAACGTCGGGCGGCGGATTTACGAAGAGGTCGCATCCGTTTTCGACGCGTTGGATACGGCGGGGGCCGCTATTCGGCTGATCGGGGTGCGCGTCGAGCAGCTGGAGAGCGCCGGCACCGGCGCGCCAGCCCTCTGGGATCCTGACGAGGAGTGGCGAGACGCCGAACGGGCCATCGACACGGTCAGTGCACGGTTCGGTGGCGATGCGATTACGCCAGCCTCGCTCGTGAACGTCTCGCGCAGTCGCGTCGGCGAGACCTCGGCACTTCGGGCGCAGCGCGAAGCTGGCAAGTAG
- a CDS encoding aldo/keto reductase family protein: MNFRYLGNSGFKISEIIYGNWLTHGSQIENDTATQCVRAALDAGITTFDTADAYANTAAEVVLGDALKSERRASLEIFTKVYWPTGPKGHNDTGLSRKHILESIDGSLARLGTDYVDLYQAHRYDYETPIEETMQAFADVVRAGKALYIGVSEWNADQLRAGHALAKQLGFQLISNQPQYSMLWRVIEPEVVPTSQELGISQIVWSPMAQGVLTGKYLPGQPAPAGSRATDAHGGASAIKDFLTQEILTSVQNLRPIADELGITMAQLAIAWVLSNDNVAAAIVGASRPEQVASNVQASGVRLDAAVLARIDDAIGALVVDDPAETVSPERRVA, encoded by the coding sequence ATGAACTTTCGTTACCTCGGCAATAGCGGCTTCAAGATCTCAGAGATTATTTACGGAAACTGGCTGACCCACGGCTCGCAGATCGAGAACGACACGGCAACCCAGTGCGTGCGCGCAGCACTCGACGCCGGCATCACCACCTTCGACACCGCCGATGCCTATGCGAACACGGCCGCCGAGGTTGTGCTGGGCGATGCTCTCAAGTCAGAGCGTCGCGCGTCCCTTGAAATCTTCACGAAGGTCTATTGGCCGACGGGGCCGAAGGGCCACAACGACACCGGTCTGTCGCGCAAGCACATCCTGGAATCGATCGACGGTTCGCTCGCGAGGCTCGGCACGGACTACGTCGACCTCTATCAGGCGCACCGCTACGACTACGAGACGCCGATCGAAGAGACTATGCAGGCATTCGCCGATGTCGTGCGTGCCGGCAAGGCACTGTACATCGGAGTCTCGGAGTGGAACGCTGATCAGCTGCGTGCCGGTCACGCCCTGGCCAAGCAGCTCGGCTTCCAGCTGATTTCCAATCAGCCGCAATACTCGATGCTCTGGCGAGTCATCGAACCTGAGGTCGTGCCGACCTCGCAGGAGCTCGGCATCTCCCAAATCGTCTGGTCCCCAATGGCCCAGGGGGTCCTGACGGGCAAGTATCTGCCCGGTCAGCCTGCTCCGGCCGGTTCGCGTGCAACGGATGCGCACGGCGGTGCCAGCGCGATCAAGGACTTCCTCACACAGGAGATTCTCACCTCCGTGCAGAACCTTCGCCCGATCGCCGATGAGCTGGGAATCACGATGGCGCAGTTGGCGATTGCCTGGGTGCTCTCGAATGACAACGTCGCGGCTGCGATCGTCGGTGCGTCGCGACCGGAGCAGGTGGCCTCGAACGTGCAGGCATCCGGGGTCAGGTTGGATGCTGCGGTGCTCGCACGCATCGACGACGCGATCGGCGCGCTGGTGGTCGACGACCCTGCCGAGACGGTGTCACCGGAGCGCCGGGTGGCCTAA
- a CDS encoding EXPERA domain-containing protein translates to MPSTDPTPANLPLGRRSIDIAFIVVFSAFTITSLISDLLPTIGVDFAHPSANFFVNSNWWYAHDTDPLFMTPPSWMRIVTGLSAFAYMPFYIVLVVSLIRGWNWIQLPSVIYATMIVSITGIIVFGVEFFGEPQWVTPNPVKFLAFNLPYVLLPLVLLIRMRKPLPFTRRF, encoded by the coding sequence ATGCCCTCAACTGACCCCACTCCAGCGAATCTGCCCCTGGGCCGCCGTTCGATCGACATCGCGTTCATCGTCGTGTTCAGCGCCTTCACAATCACGTCGTTGATCAGCGATCTGTTGCCCACGATCGGCGTTGACTTCGCGCATCCGTCTGCGAATTTCTTCGTGAATTCGAACTGGTGGTACGCGCACGACACGGATCCGCTATTCATGACTCCTCCCTCATGGATGCGCATCGTGACGGGGCTGTCTGCTTTCGCCTACATGCCCTTCTACATCGTGCTCGTGGTCTCGCTGATCCGCGGCTGGAACTGGATCCAGCTGCCGAGTGTCATCTACGCGACGATGATCGTGTCGATCACCGGCATCATCGTGTTCGGCGTCGAGTTCTTCGGCGAGCCGCAATGGGTCACTCCGAATCCGGTCAAGTTCCTGGCATTCAACCTGCCATACGTTCTGTTGCCGCTGGTGCTCTTGATCCGGATGCGCAAACCCCTACCGTTCACCCGACGCTTCTGA
- a CDS encoding YidC/Oxa1 family membrane protein insertase — protein MNIYASGPVASILDAVYQFVSALGGALQPIAGTAAAALAVVVFTLLVRTALVPVGVSQARAEFSRNRLAPQLAELQRIYGRDKKKLQEQTLALYAREKTSPLTGCLPLLVQAPVLSLVYALFLYSSIDGHSNTLLTQQLFGVPLGTSFVHLLGAGQALWPGIAVFVVLLGVIAVTTAVTRTVLSVHPAVTADGAAAGTPATRATRILSYLPFVTVVFAAFVPLAAGLYLVTTTTWSLLERITLRRLLRSVG, from the coding sequence ATGAACATCTATGCTTCAGGACCCGTGGCGAGCATTCTCGACGCGGTGTATCAGTTTGTGAGCGCGCTCGGAGGCGCTCTTCAGCCCATAGCAGGCACCGCGGCCGCTGCGCTCGCAGTCGTGGTGTTCACCCTGCTTGTGCGTACCGCACTCGTCCCCGTCGGCGTGTCGCAGGCGCGCGCCGAATTCAGCCGCAATCGACTGGCCCCGCAACTGGCCGAACTGCAGCGCATCTACGGCCGGGACAAGAAGAAGCTGCAGGAGCAGACCCTGGCCTTGTACGCGCGGGAGAAGACCTCGCCACTCACCGGATGCCTTCCGCTTCTGGTGCAGGCGCCGGTGCTCTCGCTCGTTTACGCGTTGTTTCTGTATTCGAGCATCGACGGCCACTCCAACACGCTTCTAACGCAGCAGCTGTTCGGCGTACCGCTTGGCACGAGTTTCGTTCACCTGCTGGGCGCCGGCCAGGCGCTCTGGCCCGGCATCGCCGTGTTCGTGGTGCTGCTGGGCGTGATCGCTGTGACAACTGCGGTCACGCGCACGGTGCTGTCCGTTCATCCGGCGGTGACCGCGGACGGGGCGGCCGCGGGCACCCCCGCGACTCGCGCGACGCGCATCCTGTCGTATCTGCCGTTCGTCACGGTTGTGTTCGCAGCATTCGTACCGCTTGCCGCGGGACTGTACCTGGTGACGACCACGACCTGGAGCCTGCTCGAACGGATCACGCTCCGTCGGCTGCTCAGAAGCGTCGGGTGA
- a CDS encoding DUF6412 domain-containing protein, whose protein sequence is MVQVLELLARWFVAGVDLLGMSTGPTAAVALLGVIGLTTLALALTVRHLTALSASFVLLTPLRVQRESTDIAVLLARSDPDAEGHARPRAPAASLTVA, encoded by the coding sequence ATGGTTCAGGTGCTTGAGCTGCTCGCGCGGTGGTTCGTCGCCGGCGTCGACCTGCTCGGAATGAGCACCGGCCCAACTGCGGCCGTGGCGCTGCTCGGAGTCATCGGGCTGACAACACTCGCACTTGCGCTGACGGTGCGGCATCTGACGGCCCTGAGTGCGTCTTTCGTGTTGTTGACGCCGCTGCGGGTGCAGCGTGAATCGACGGATATTGCGGTTCTGCTCGCGCGCAGTGATCCGGATGCTGAAGGCCATGCGCGCCCGCGAGCACCGGCTGCCTCGCTGACGGTCGCCTAG
- a CDS encoding TIGR03086 family metal-binding protein, with product MTDDTTIDWRELQRTAHRTFGMRIASVTDWSAPTPDELWNVRELVAHVIDEQRWAPLLLAGRTAGEARARLQPLGDDLAAEWAASSAAATETWEHVDLDSPVRLSSDTVPALQYLSEQVADVIVHTWDLARATGTDDRLEAALVEAAWTVFEPQKDTLEASGLFASAVPIGEDAPLQSRLLALTGRDDRDGS from the coding sequence ATGACCGATGACACGACGATCGACTGGCGAGAACTTCAGCGAACGGCACACCGCACGTTCGGCATGCGTATAGCGAGCGTGACCGACTGGTCGGCACCGACGCCCGACGAGTTGTGGAACGTGCGCGAACTGGTGGCGCACGTGATCGACGAGCAGCGTTGGGCTCCTCTCCTCCTTGCCGGACGGACCGCCGGTGAGGCCCGTGCCCGACTCCAACCTCTCGGCGATGACCTGGCAGCAGAGTGGGCCGCATCGTCTGCCGCCGCCACTGAAACGTGGGAGCACGTCGATCTCGATTCACCGGTTCGTCTATCGTCTGACACCGTGCCCGCACTTCAGTACCTCAGCGAACAAGTAGCGGATGTGATCGTGCACACCTGGGACCTGGCGAGGGCGACGGGAACGGACGACCGGCTCGAGGCGGCACTCGTTGAGGCGGCGTGGACGGTGTTCGAACCGCAAAAGGACACGCTTGAGGCCAGCGGCCTCTTCGCCTCCGCTGTGCCGATCGGCGAAGACGCACCGCTGCAATCCCGCCTTCTGGCGCTCACCGGGCGAGACGACCGCGATGGCTCCTGA